In a genomic window of Struthio camelus isolate bStrCam1 chromosome 20, bStrCam1.hap1, whole genome shotgun sequence:
- the RALGDS gene encoding ral guanine nucleotide dissociation stimulator isoform X4, whose translation MVSRRRAAPHHAAAPAPEKMFEGCRRARSLWGGVRLEVAGERSPVVLHSFTQLDPDLPPLESSTQEIGEELEDGVIYSISLRKVQLHHTANKGQRWLGFENESALNLYETCKVRTIKAGTLEKLVEYLVSAFKGNDSTYVTIFLCTYRAFATTKQVLDLLLNRYGKLHVQANGDHARHAVDERMELKNTISSILGAWLDQYSEDFRKPPDFACLKQLISYVRHNIPGSDLERRARILLAQFQQQEHSETEAEAVDHGGCPFQLVEENGVGEGKSDFLSFSPEMVAEQFTLMDAELFKKVVPYHCLGCIWSQRDKKGKEHLAPTIRATVSQFNSVANCVIATCLGDRSLKPQQRAKVVERWIEVARECRILKNFSSLRAILSALQCNAVHRLKKTWDEVLRESLRTFQELSEIFSDENNHSLSRELLIKEGTSKFATLEINPKRAQKRQQQQREMGVMQGTIPYLGTFLTDLVMLDTAMKDFLDGGLINFEKRRKEFEVIAQIKLLQSACNNYSFTQEDRFVDWFHSLERLSEAESYGLSCEIEPLSESASNTLKAKKNTGIIKRWSDRQPPSTEPCTSGSSHSKSFDQLKCGQYLCSGDTTDSVSVTSAGSSSSDVEEINISFIPESPDCQEKKVRGSSQGPACAPGVSRQFWESTSLSSLDTSGIGSGSSSASSSSVSSTPVTASRTHKRSVSGISSYSSLSLPLYNQQVDDCCIIRVSLAVDNGNMYKSILVTSQDKTPVVIRKAMAKHNLDGDRPEDYELVQIISEERELKIPDNANVFYAMNSAANYDFVLKKRGFSKGVKIKHGSSSTLPRMKQKGLKIAKGIF comes from the exons AGCTCCACACAGGAGATCGGAGAAGAGCTGGAGGACGGTGTCATCTACAGCATATCGCTCCGGAAAGTGCAGCTCCATCACACGGCCAACAAAGGGCAACGCTGGCTGGGG TTTGAGAACGAGTCTGCCTTAAACCTCTACGAGACGTGTAAAGTGCGGACGATAAAAGCTGGGACCTTGGAGAAGCTGGTGGAGTACCTGGTCTCGGCCTTCAAGGGCAATGACTCCACCTACGTCACTATCTTTCTGTGCACTTACCGGGCCTTCGCCACCACCAAGCAAGTGCTGGACCTGCTGCTTAACAG GTATGGCAAACTCCACGTGCAGGCAAACGGGGACCACGCCAGGCATGCTGTGGACGAGAGGATGGAGCTGAAGAA CACCATCTCCTCCATCCTGGGCGCCTGGCTGGACCAGTACTCCGAGGACTTCCGCAAGCCCCCAGACTTTGCCTGCCTCAAGCAGCTCATCTCCTACGTGCGCCACAACATCCCCGGCTCGGACCTGGAGCGCCGAGCCCGCATCTTGCTGGCCCAGTTCCAGCAGCAAGAGCACAGCGAGACCGAGGCAGAAG CTGTGGACCACGGTGGCTGCCCGTTCCAACTGGTGGAGGAGAACGGGGTCGGGGAGGGGAAGTCggacttcctttccttctccccagaGATGGTGGCAGAGCAGTTCACACTGATGGACGCT GAGCTGTTTAAGAAAGTGGTGCCTTACCACTGCCTGGGCTGCATCTGGTCCCAGCGAGATAAGAAAGGCAAAGAGCATCTGGCGCCCACCATCCGTGCCACCGTCTCACAGTTCAATAGTGTGGCCAACTGCGTCATTGCCACGTGTCTCGGAGACCGATCGCTGAAGCCACAGCAGAGGGCAAAAGTGGTGGAGCGGTGGATTGAGGTGGCTCGG GAATGCCGCATCCTGAAGAACTTCTCCTCCCTCCGAGCcatcctctcagctctgcagtgtAATGCAGTTCACCGGCTAAAGAAGACCTGGGACGAGGTCCTACG GGAGAGCCTCCGCACTTTCCAAGAGCTGTCAGAAATCTTCTCCGATGAGAACAACCACTCTCTGAGCCGGGAACTTCTCATTAAG GAGGGCACGTCCAAATTCGCCACCTTGGAGATCAACCCGAAGAGGGCTcagaagcggcagcagcagcagcgagagaTG GGCGTGATGCAGGGCACCATTCCCTACCTCGGCACCTTCCTCACAGACCTGGTGATGCTCGACACTGCCATGAAGGACTTCCTGGAC ggAGGGCTGATCAACtttgagaagagaaggaag GAGTTTGAAGTCATCGCCCAGATCAAGCTGCTTCAGTCGGCCTGCAACAACTACAGCTTCACGCAGGAGGACCGTTTTGTGGACTGGTTCCACAGCCTGGAGCGGCTGAGCGAGGCCGAGAG CTATGGGCTGTCGTGCGAGATCGAGCCCCTGTCGGAGTCGGCCAGCAATACATTGAAGGCGAAGAAAAACACGGGTATCATCAAGCGATGGAGCGA ccggcagccgccAAGCACCGAGCCCTGCACCAGTGGCAGCTCCCACTCGAAATCCTTCGACCAGCTCAAGTGTGGGCAGTACCTGTGCAGCGGGGACACCACCGACTCGGTGAGCGTCACGTCCGCCGGCTCCAGCAGCTCCGACGTGGAGGAGATCAACATCAGCTTCATCCCTGAGTCCCCCGACTGCCAGGAGAAGAAGGTACGGGGCAGCTCGCAGGGCCCTGCCTGCGCCCCGGGCGTCAGCAGGCAG tTCTGGGAATccacctctctctcctccctggaCACGTCGGGGATCGGCTcaggctccagcagtgcctcGTCCTCTTCCGTCTCCTCCACGCCGGTGACGGCCTCCCGCACCCACAAGCGCTCCGTCTCCGGCATCTCCAGCTATTCCTCCCTCTCACTGCCCCTCTACAACCAGCAGGTCGACGACTGCTGCATCATCCGCGTCAGCCTGGCCGTGGACAACGGCAACATGTACAAGAGCATCCTG GTAACGAGCCAAGATAAGACCCCGGTCGTTATTCGCAAGGCCATGGCCAAACACAACTTGGATGGGGACCGGCCCGAAGACTACGAGCTTGTCCAGATCATCTCGGAGGAGAGGG AGCTGAAAATCCCCGACAACGCCAACGTCTTCTACGCCATGAACTCTGCCGCCAACTACGACTTTGTGCTCAAGAAGAGGGGCTTCTCCAAGGGGGTGAAGATCAAGCACGGCTCGAGCTCCACCCTGCCCCGGATGAAGCAGAAAGGCCTGAAGATCGCCAAAGGCATCTTCTAG